Part of the Neovison vison isolate M4711 chromosome 14, ASM_NN_V1, whole genome shotgun sequence genome is shown below.
aaataaatcttttcagtTACTGGGAAAACGATCTTAAAAAACAAGCCAAGCTTTGAATAGTgagattatattatatatattatattatattatattatattataattatattatattcatattcatgcccttttttcccccttaaatttcCTACAGGGGAAATATTTTAACCAGGGAAAAGAGGTTTTTCAAAGGTAATAGGAAATATTTCTTGAGTATTGTAGAAGGTCATTTTGATACTAAATTTAGAGGATTTGGGTGGTAATCCCTAATATAAGGATAATCCCAATACTGCCTAAAAGCCAAATTTCCATTCTATTCCTTATGTGTTTTTAGctgtgctgtgtctctcttttcttGCATTCCTGGTCAGGGTTCTGCAGGTACAAGTAGTTGCTAATATAATCTTGCTggcctctcttttttaaaggtttgtctCAGTTGTTAAGGTGACCTATTTATAGCTTTTGTGCATAACCTGAACCTTGTACTCCTAGTCAAGGTGGCACTCCATGCAAATTCCAAGACACGTGTGTGTAACTCATGGAACTTAAACTTTGATACTCTTGCCTATAACATTGACACTTTTGCCTGTGTTTTTGCTGCTCTCATATTCCCCTCCCCATGTTTTGTTCAAATGTCTCCCTTTCTGCTATTTACTATGACACATGTTTTGGTACTTGAGCAGTTTTTGGCACTTGCATTTTGGGATCTTGGCAGTCCTGTCAGATTCATTTGAGGCCATGTATCAAAGATTCTAAATGGAGAAAACCAGAACATTAGAAGTTTATctgtgcctttatttatttatttattaagattttatttatttgccagagagagagaacacacaagcaggcagagaggcaggcagagcagcgagagaagcaggctccctgccaagcaaggagacccatgtgggactcgatcccaggaccctgggatcatgacctgagcggaaggcggtagattaaccaactgagccacccaggcgtccctatctgtGCCTTTAAATGAAGGGTAGAAAATCAGCGAACCCATTTTCTTCTAGATTCAGGAAGAATGTGGTAAATACTGATTTAAAACTTTGGAAGACAAGCTTTAAAGCAGTGTCTGCCGACACGGAGTTCTGATTCTCTGGCCCTATATCAACACTTGTTAAGAGAgctagtaatttttcttttaagttgctGACCAACTTAGTCAGACTTCTGTGTTAGGTAACCTATTACAGATTCTTGGAGGACTAAAGGGCTTTTCTGATTCGTTTTGATTTAATAAGATTAAACTCCTACCATGTGAAAACAACCTGCCTGTCCTTAAAGCCAGGTCCTCTAAGACCAAAACATCACAAGCTCTTTGTAGATAgtttcattgtgtttttattacaGGTTTATATATCAAACGAGGGGTACTTgactgtagttttgttttgttttttgaatacaTTAGTCCTCCTCACCTCCCCAGATTGTGGTTGCACTTTCCGCAGTTTCAGTTTTGTGGGCAGCCCCCATCCAGAAGCAGATGATTCTCCTTCCGTCACATGGTCGGAAGATCCATGGTGGCTTCACGCtgtgtcacaatgcctgcctCACTCACCTTATCTCGTCACATGctattttatcatctcacagcaTCACAAGAAGTGCCATACGGCACAATGAGATCctttgagagagaccacattcacataactcgTATTACAGCATATTgctataattgttctattttattactttcttgCTGTGGCAAATTTAtaagttaaactttatcataggtgtatatgtatgtataggggAAAAAACATAGTTGTATATTTAGGGTTCAGTGCTATCCACAGTTTTAGCCACCTCCTaggggtcttggaatgtatcctcAGTGGATAAGGGGGGACTGCTCTAGCCTCTTTGtactttatttgaatatttacttCTTTCCTTTATATTGGCTACAACTCTAACTTGAACATTATATCTTTAAAAGAGAACAGTGGgtcgcctggatagctcagttggttaagcgcctgtctttggctcatgtcatgatccgagagtcctgagatggagtcccgcattgggctccctgctcagtggggggcctgcttctcactctctctctgactgccactccgcctgcttgttctctgtcgctatcaaatacataaaatctttttaaaaaaataaataataaaaggggGCAACAGTTTGGGGTCCACATAATAGCTGGTAGGAGTTATAAATGTCTTTCAGATTACTGGGAAGTATCTGTGCCATGGGAATAAATACAGAGAAGTCTATAACTGGGGCAAGAGGGGAGGGAATTTGTGACTATTAGGACATTGTCCCAAGAGGGTTATAACCAAAGCCCTTCTTAGAATCTTTCAATTAAGTCTGAATATTTCAGCCGTCTTAGTTGTGGTAGAGAGCATGATAAGCTGTTGTGAATAGAGGTGTAGAAATTGCCATTTTggggcgcttggctggctcagtcggtcgaGTATGTGACtgttaatctcagggtcatgcgttcaagccccacattgggggtggagcctacttaaagaaacTGCCATTTAGCCAATGTTATTTTGAATCCCTACTATGTGTTAGGAATTGTGCTAAATGGACTAAAGAGAAAAGAGGCTTCCTTTTTCAAGGAGGATTAGAAAGACTGGACACTGACAGGTAAGCATTTTGGTGGTTTATTGTGCTAACTGTTTTGAAGGAAATGAATAAGGTGCTGCTTGGGTGGTTTGGAAAGGCTTTTGAAGAGGTTACGCTTGAACAGAGGCCTAAAGGACAATCAGTTCTTAACCATTTTTGTGTCATAGATCCCTTTGGTTGCCTAGTGAGGTCTGTGATAATCGCCTTAAAATACGTAGAATAAAAGGGAATCTGTTATATTGAAATGCCtatcaaaatattgaaaaaataagtgTGTGATACGGTAATGTGTtttgttattaatatattaaatacccAGATGTAATTGTCAGTCTAAAAACTAATGTCAATTAGTCATGAATGTAACCAATAAATCAAGATTTCTGCCACCACTatcaaattatatgaaaataaccTGTGATTTCTGTTGGCAATGAAGTCCTAGGTACCCCATTATACTACTGATGGCTTGTTGCCTCCATTCAAAATCAAAGGAAGTGCTAAATGtcagaaaccagagaaaaatgaagatgTAACTTCTCCCTCATCCAAATTCATAGATGCTCTCAGTTCTGTGTGGACCGCAGGTTGAGAACTGCTGGTTAGATGGAGCCAGCCGGGAAAAACACATCCCCGAAAGGAAGGGGGGCTTGCTTAGAGTGAGGCAACTCCACAGTTTAAAGATAAAGGTACACCGAgtgtaaaataaagatgaattaatAGCTGCCTTGTGAAGCTGGAAGAGCCACCTAAGAGACAGTTGGGAAAATATTAATTTACTCTGAAACACAAGTAGATGATAGTAAGGCATTATTGGGGTTCTTTTAGGTATgattaaaatatagttaaaatgaaaagtcttttctcagaaatgaatgaatatgtataTTTGACTTAAGATGTCTTGGTTTTGCTTTAAAATGACTGGATATGAGGGGAGAAGAAAAGTAGAGATGCAACAAGGTTGATAATTGTTGAGACTGGATGATGGATACGTGAGGGTCCgttaaaccatttttttccccatttaggtGTTAGGAATTATCCATAATAATTCTAAAAACTTTAGTTTTTAGTAGATTAAAATTAGCCATCTGTAAAGAGTCCATACTTAGGTAGACTGAGGAAGCCGCACACAAGGTGTTATTGCAGGGATGTGTAACTAGGAACGTACGAAGTTGAAGCTTGTGAAGAAAGCTGCCGGGGCATTTGTAACATCGCTTCATCTTAGTGAAGAGCTACAGCCAAACTAAGCCCTAAGGAGGGAAAGAGTAAACATTAAGCTTAAGAATCATTATTGATCCAAATGAATGCTGATGGCCTCCTGGACCCAAGAGAAAGAGGCATtggtttggggaaggggagacacCCAGGATTTTCCAGGTCCAAGATCAGCATTTCTCTAATAAGTGTGATCCGTGGACCATTTGTACTGACATCACCTGGGGTTTTTGCTGAAAATGCAGAGTGTTGGCTCTATTCCAGTCCCACTGACTCAGAATTTTAGGAGAAAGGGGCCCAAATTCCTATGAGCTTAATAAAGCCCCCAAATGAATCTTAGCACACTAAGTTTTCAAACTGTAACTATAGGTAAGATGACAATAGCTGCGTCTTACTGAACAGTTTTACCACATGCCCGCGCCATGCTGAACCCTTCACACAGTTGAACCTTACAGCAACCCTTGTGCGGTAGATGATGGGGAAATCTTGCGTGAGAAAAATTAAGCTACTTGCCAAAGGTTACCTGGTTAGAAGTGGTGAAGCAGAACTTCAAATTCTCACCCCAGAGCCTATGCGCTTAGCTATTGCTGCCTCCCACCGGGCTCTTTTCTCTGATCCTCTGCCCTCCAAAAGTTTTCTCTGGGAACTGACCTCTCATCTGCATTCTACGAGGTGGATGTGTCCTAAGAGGATGTGAATATTCTAATCACTGGGCAGAGACAGCTCCTGTCGTAAATTAATAATTAGTGTCTGGTCTATGCGTTAGCCTTTTTTCAATTGTTGTGAATCCGTTCCAAAGAATACTTGAGACCTATACTTGATATAAAAGTAGTTTGTGAAATTTCTGAACTTATTGTATGTATCCCTGTACTCTAAACCTTTGTTCCTAAGAGATTGAACACCTTCCCATTAGTGACAGGAATCTGCTATGACATTGCTAACCAGAGGACAGGATTAAGGACCTCCTCCTAGGAGAAGCTGGTGGGTACTGGGGAGAAGAACACACACGCACAAGCTTTTACAGGAACTGTGGTTGGTGTGTGCTCACTTCCCTTATTTAATACTTTAAGTCTTATAAGATAGGTTAGTCATTGAACCACAACCCCTTATTTTCAATTCTGAACACAAAAGGCATGTAAAACAAGATTACTTTTTTCTTAAGCTTGCAGCAGATTCATTTAGCAGCAAACCCTAACCTGAACCTGTTTATAATCCTTATTCATACTTTTCAGTGCAGAAATATTAATGTCAATTACAGGGTGCTGCCCTTACCTCACTGTGAGGATGTTTTAAAGTGTATGGTGTATGTGCCATGTtgtctttctaaaatttaaagaattttccaAAGACCTTTTTGGCCCCAAGAGTTTCAGATGAGAAAGTTGAAGTTACAAGAGTTGTGTTTTCTCAACACGTTGCTACCAAGTTAGATaactagattattttaaaaggtcCTATAAGGTTTTGCTACATTGTGTTTTAAAGAGCCCACTGAAAATCATTTAGCACATTCTTTGAAGGAAGTCTATTAGCTTTGCAAATACAgttgtacagttgacccttgacaacacaggtttgaactgtgtgggtccacttacccaaggattttttttttttctgatatagaACAGTAatgtaagagtctcttatggtttgtctccctcccgatcccatcttatttcatttttttccctcccaacccccaacgATCCCccccctctcaaattcctcttaatctcacaaaacaaacttggGGGAGGTTACTGGGGCGTGAGAGGTAGgtatagggtggctgggttatggacactgggcagggtatgtgctatggtgagtgctgtgaattgtgtaagactgatgattcacagacctgcacccctgggacaaataatactagtatgttaatttaaaaaggggggggtgggaagaacagtagtgtaaatgtattttgtcttcctcgtgatttttttttaaagatttattatgtaagagagagcaagcgagcagtAGCAGGGAGacgggcagtgggagagggagaagcagactccccactgagcagggagccttaaggggggtgggggcagctccatcccaggagcctgggataatgaccggagccaaaggcagacccttaaccaactaagccacccaggtgtccctcttcatgatttttttttttttaattttatttatttatttgacagagagaaatcacaagtagatggagaggcaggcagagagagagagagagggaagcaggctccctgctgagcagagagcccgatgtgggactcgatcccaggaccctgagatcatgacctgagccgaaggcagcggcttaacccactgagccacccaggcgcccctcttcatgattttcttaacattttcttttctctagcttactttattataagaatatggtATCTAGttcatataaacatataaaatgtgttaatcaactgtttatgttatcgaTTTCCAGTCATTAGGAGGCTATTAAAGTCTTGGAGGAGTTGAAAGTTATACAAGGATTTTTGACTCTGTGGGAGTTGGTGCCCTTaaccccacattgttcaagaATCAATGGTATAGTTGTATAAAAAGCTCCAAGAaagatgttgttgttgttgtttttaagatttattagagagagcaagtgggaaggacagagaaaagagaatcccaagcagactctgctgagcatggagcccactgcagggcccagtctcatgaccctgaggtgatgacctgagctgaaaccaagggtcagacacttaatggactgggccacccaggtacccaagacatgactttaaaaacacttttcttggggcagctgggtggcccagtccgttaagtgtctgactcttggtttgggctcgggtcatgatttaaGGGTCATGAGATTGGGATCCAccttcagcacagagtctgcttaagaccctctctccctctagccCTCCTCTATGTTCacgtgcgtgtgctctctctctcaaataaatcaatctttaaaaaataaaagtcatgttggggcatctgggtggctcagttgttaggcatctgtctttggctctggtcgtgatcccaggatgctgggatcaagccccacatcaggctccctgctcagcgggaagcctgcttctccctctcccactccccctgctcgtgttcctgctctcactgtctctctctctccgtcaaataaataaaataaataatctttataaataaataaataaaagccatgtCTTCGGGCACCTGGTTGGGTCAGTCAGTTTAATGTCTGACTTTtgaggtcttgatcttagggttgtgagttcaaaccccgcattgggctccaatCTGGGCATAAAGCCTGGATGGATttatggatggatgggtggatggaaagAATGAATTTAAAGCCATGTCATTGTTCTGTTGCCATTTGATCATTGGTGACGCTTCGAACCTacgttttttttcctctttatagtCGCGCTCCAGagaaatattatgaatatttcatttgaaataaataCTGTGTTTCATTGTCTTCTGGTAGAGTTGAGTAGGAGAGGGAGCCAATGTAATTTAACACTGAAGCATGAAGACTGTGATTATTTCCCTTTATCCTTGGCTATTTAGAAAGGAATCTTAGCATTATCAGAATAAATAATCTGGCATATTTCTCATGGATCAGGAGGATTCTAGTGATAACACTCTCacagtattaaaaataagaatctttGAATCATAGTAAGCTAAATATCTCTTTCTGCttaaattaatgttattttcccccatttttggCTCCAGAATGGCTccctaggagaaaaaaaattggattttttttcccgcAGACAAAAAGTCCCCTAAAATTCTCTACTTTAGGCTTTCTTAATTCTGTAAAACATGATATTTTTGCTTAAACATTAATCATGTTCCATTGCTTTTTCTCTTGAGGGATTGTCAGTCtctttagattttcttgttgaatATTAGTTTTATGCATGTATTGTGCTTTGTAAGAGTAGACTAGCCTCATGATACGTAGGATGTTGGTAAGCATTAAGGTAAATAaacatgtggggcgcctgggtggctcaatggattgagccactgccttcggctcaggtcatgatctcagtgtcctgggatcaagccccgcatcaggctctttgctcagcggggagcctgtttctctctctctctctctctctgcctgactctctgcctacttgtgatctctctctctgtcaaataaataaataaaatctttaaaaaaaaaaaaaaaggtaagtaaaCATGTAAAGGATGGCCTGTACTTATTTCCTATTAGACAAGTACTTTAACTGggatttaaagtttttctttacatAAGATAAACCTGTGGCATTGTGGCATAATGAAAATCATGTATTTGATCTTCATCTCTagctcctggcacagagcttctaaaaAACTTGGAATTCCCTAAGTGATAGAATGGGAATTGGTTGCCAGAAGGAACACAACCATGTTATTAGAGGATTAGACCATCAGTCCAACCCCTagcctctggggtggggggaccagGGCTGGAGATTGACTTTAGTCACACGTGCCTATGCAGTGAAGCTTCAGTAGCCCCTGAAACAAGGAGCCCATGGATGTGCTGGAAGGGTGGGGCGTCTGGAGAGGACCTGGAGGCTCGGTGCGCCTCTCCACGCCTGTCCTTGGCCCTGTGCTTCTCTTCCATGTAGTTAACCTTTTTAATAAAGCAGTCAGTGTAAATAAAGTGATGTCATGAGTTCTGTAAGTTAATGCAGTGAATTATTGAACTTGAGGGGAGAGTGTGGGGACCTTCAGTTTTGCAGCTGATTGGTCAGAAGTACAGGTGGCTTCTGGGTCTTGCACCTGGTTTCTGTGCTGGGACAGTGACATGGGACCGAGCCCTTCTAACGAGCCCTTCTAGTGGGGTGACTGCAGGCCGGGAGTATCAGAATGTAATTGTAGGATACCCAGTTGGTGTCAGAGAATCAAAGAGTCCGTATTAGAGCCCTGTAGGTATTTTGTCTGTTTAATGTGTAACCTGGTCGCAGTCCTTTTCTCTTACAGTATCTGACCAAGCAGGTGGAGCTTCTACGGCAGATGAATGAACAGCATGCAAAGGTTTATGAGCAATTAGATGTCACAGCAAGGGAACTGGAAGAAACAAATCAAAAGCTAGTTGCTGACAGCAAGGCCTCACAGCAAAAGATTCTGAGGTAAATTTTCTAGACCCATTGAGTGAGCCCGAGGGGGAAGTCATTTAGTATAAACTAGAATAGAATGTGGCTGTAGTGGGTTTCGGTCAATATGGGGTACGgtttaatttaattctttatgGAGAGTAGAGATTAAATAGAAGTCTTTTCCAATTAAGAAAGCCCAGTTTGAATGGCTGGCAACTAATCTCTCCTCACTGCTAATGCCCTTAATTTAACATGACAAGCAGCAAATGGCTTCTGTCTGTTCCTCACAGTCTGACCGAAACAATCGAATGCCTACAAAACAACATTGATCACCTCCAGAGCCAAGTGGAGGAGTTGAAGTCATCTGGCCAAGGGAGAAGGAGCCAGGGGAAATGTGACCAGAAATCGGCACCCAGCTTCTCGTGTCTGAAAGAGCTGTACGACCTCCGCCAGTAAGAGCCTGCCCTTTTATGGCATCGATGAGCAGGGGAGTATCTTGTGTCCGCGACACATGCTGGACTTCAGTAGATTGAAAGGACCCTTTTAAGAAATGCCACttgacgggcgcctgggtgactcagtgggttaagcctctgccttcggctcgggacatggtcccagggccctgggatcgagccccacatcgggctctctgctcagcaaggagcctgccttccttcctctctcttcctgcctctctgcctacttgtgatctctgtctgtcaaataaataaataagatctttaaaaaaaaaaaatgccacttgGCAATTAGACTACAAGTGTTTTGAGCAAAGCCACTTAGACCTACAGCTGGTAGAGTTCTTAGGTATTAGTAATTCTGCAAAAACTTATTTTTGGCGGTCTTGGGAGTATTCATTTCAGTGCTTTTCCTGTTAAGTCTTAGCTAAACTAAGGTGCAGTGCTTCTGAGAGACTACAGGTTTGGGAGTTGTGTTTCATAGAGTGGAAAAAATTGGAAATTTCAATGAGACCAGCTTTTTGCCTACAGAAATGCCTTTATAATGTAGAGTTAAGAGACGGCATATTTAAGAACTGCTCCTTGAACACCTGGTATATGGCACGTGCTGTGCCAGACAGGAGGGGCAGTGAGCAAAatacagtccctgccctcatgctTCCAGTCTCTGTGAGACGCAGACACAGACCATCACACAAATAAGCACAGTTAAAATTACCAACAACTCTGCACAGGAGAGCTACTGGCTTCTGGCTCTCGACCTTGACTGTTCATCAGGTCACTTTGGACTTTTTCAAACAGCAATACCAATGAGTCCCTCAGGCCTAAATCAGGATCTCTCGGTGCCGCTGAAAAGCTGCTCTGGAGATTCCGATGTGCGggcaaggttgagaaccactgggtcATTCTAGTTTCCTTGACAAGTATCAGTCATACCTCTGGTCTTTGAGAATAGGTGTTCTGTAGTActtctaatatttatttgtttctttttaaagattttacttatttgtcagcacaagcagggggcgcagCAGGcaggaaagaagcaggctccctgctgagcagagagcccgatgtggggctcgatcccaggaccctgggatcatgacctgagctgaaggcagacgcttaacccactgagccacccaggtgtccctctataGTACTttcaatggttaaaaaaaagattcacaaaaattatgttttcttACATGTGTAAGAAATTATTTGCTAGCCTTGCACAGTTACATTTTAACCATTGCTCTTGTGCAGAAAAGGCAGAAAATTGATCACTGTCACAGTTCCTCAAAAATACTgagttgaaaaaaaaactaatctccCTCTTTTCATTCCCAGTTGACCTGTGTAACATATACACCTTTTTTTTGGTAATacattctttcaacatttttctctCAGACACTTTGTGTATGACCACGTGTTTGCCGAGAAGATCACTTCCTTGCAAAGTCAGCAAAGCCCTGACGAAGAAGAAAATGAGCATTTGAAGAAAACCGTGACGATGCTGCAGGCCCAGCTGAGCGTGGAGCGGCAGAAGCGGGCGGCCATGGAGGAGGAGTACGGGCTCGTGCTCAAGGAGAACAGCGAGCTGGAACAGCAGCTGGGCGCCGCGGACGCCTACCGAGCGCGGGCCCTGGAGCTGGAGGCCGAGGTGGCCGAGATGCGGCAGATGCTGCAGTCGGAGCGTCCTTTCGTGAATGGAGTCGAGAAGCTGGTGCCAGACTCTCTGTTCATCCCTCTCAGAGAACACGGCCAGAGCCTGCTGGAGGAGATGCTCCTGCCTGGGCCGGAGGCGCCCAGAAGGCCCCTCAAGCGCAGCAGCAGTGAGACGGTGCTCAGCAGCCTGGCGGGCGGGGACATCGCGCGGGGCCATGAGGAGACCTGCATCCGGAGGGCCAGGGCCGTGAAGCAGAGGGGCATCTCCCTTCTGCACGAGGTGGACACTCAGTACAGCGCCCTGAAGGTGAAGTACGACGAGCTGCTGAAGAAGTGCCAGCAGGAGGAGGACTCCCTGTCCCACAAGGCGGTGCAGACCTCCAGGGCTCTGGCCAGAGACCTGGCCGGGACCAACGCCCAGCCCGAGCCCGGCGCCAGCGGCTGGGAGCCGGCCTCTGCCACCCCAGAGCGCGGCA
Proteins encoded:
- the CDR2 gene encoding cerebellar degeneration-related protein 2 isoform X2; protein product: MLAENLVEEFEMKEDEPWYDHQDLQQDLQLAAELGKTLLDRNTELEDSLQQMYTTNQEQLQEIEYLTKQVELLRQMNEQHAKVYEQLDVTARELEETNQKLVADSKASQQKILSLTETIECLQNNIDHLQSQVEELKSSGQGRRSQGKCDQKSAPSFSCLKELYDLRQHFVYDHVFAEKITSLQSQQSPDEEENEHLKKTVTMLQAQLSVERQKRAAMEEEYGLVLKENSELEQQLGAADAYRARALELEAEVAEMRQMLQSERPFVNGVEKLVPDSLFIPLREHGQSLLEEMLLPGPEAPRRPLKRSSSETVLSSLAGGDIARGHEETCIRRARAVKQRGISLLHEVDTQYSALKVKYDELLKKCQQEEDSLSHKAVQTSRALARDLAGTNAQPEPGASGWEPASATPERGSSPTTTAPPEYKALFKQIFSCIKKTKQEIDEQRTKYRTLSSHS
- the CDR2 gene encoding cerebellar degeneration-related protein 2 isoform X1, whose protein sequence is MNEQHAKVYEQLDVTARELEETNQKLVADSKASQQKILSLTETIECLQNNIDHLQSQVEELKSSGQGRRSQGKCDQKSAPSFSCLKELYDLRQHFVYDHVFAEKITSLQSQQSPDEEENEHLKKTVTMLQAQLSVERQKRAAMEEEYGLVLKENSELEQQLGAADAYRARALELEAEVAEMRQMLQSERPFVNGVEKLVPDSLFIPLREHGQSLLEEMLLPGPEAPRRPLKRSSSETVLSSLAGGDIARGHEETCIRRARAVKQRGISLLHEVDTQYSALKVKYDELLKKCQQEEDSLSHKAVQTSRALARDLAGTNAQPEPGASGWEPASATPERGSSPTTTAPPEYKALFKQIFSCIKKTKQEIDEQRTKYRTLSSHS